CTCTTGAAACCTACAACTACTCGTATGCTAACACGCATTAAATCAATTTATATGTACATCAATGAAAACGGAACGGTAACGACGAAAGACCTTGTAGATGAGTTCGGGATCACACCGCGAACGATACAACGTGATCTAAATGTGTTGCAGTTTAATGAACTCGTGTATAGCCCTTGCCGCGGTAAGTGGACAACAACAGGAAAGAAAGTGAGAATGACCTCATAACGAAAAATAATTGTATGTAAATAAATACATACCCCTTTCTAACTCATTAGAAAGGGGTCTTTTCTGCGCCTAAAAATAGCACTATTTCTCATTGTCTACTTGATATGTTTTTAACATCTCTACTTCTTCATCTGTTAACTCTCGGTATTGTCCAAGTTCTAGCTCTTCATCTAACACTAACGGTCCCATCTCTGTTCTCTTTAAGTAGACTACTTTTTTCCCTACCGCTTCAAACATACGCTTCACTTGATGGAACTTTCCTTCTGTAATGACAAGCTCGATTTCAGAAATATCATCGCTTTTTAATATTGTAAGTGCACCTGGCTTTGTTTCATAGCCATCATCTAAAATAACACCTTTAGCAAACTCTTTTACATCCTCTTCTGTTACTACTCCTGCAACGTGTGCATAATATTTTTTCGGCACATGCTTTTTCGGAGATAACAATTGATGTGATAACTTCCCGTCATTTGTTATTAATAAGAAACCTTCTGTATCAATATCAAGTCTTCCAACTGGGAACGGATTAAAAATTGCATCCTCTAACTCTAATAAATCTATTACCGTTTCATGATTATCATCTTCTGTCGCTGAAATAACGCCTTGTGGTTTATGCATCATTAAGTAAACAAACTCTTTATATTCCACAACTTCACCGTGAATCATAACTTCTTGTTCTTCTACATTTACATGAACCTTTGCATCTTTCACCGATATTCCATCAATTTTCACAACGCCGTCTTTCAATAATTTCTTTACTTCTTTTCTACTACCATATCCCATATTTGCTAATAATTTATCTAATCTCACGTTTTTCACCTTCTTTATTTATCATAGAAAAGGGGACGTAATTACGCCCCTTTTGATTTCAACTTTATTTTGAATCTATTGCCAAGTTTACGTTGGATCTTCTCTAACGCTTCTCCGCCAAATACTCTTTCAAGTACTCCTGTGCGAATCGCTAACAATCCGTAAACAAGGCCGCCAAGACCTGCACAAATCGCAACTGTAATAAGAGCACCAATTCGGCTATCAGGCGAAATCATGAAGGACAGAATCCATTGTGATAATTTCACCGTAACGACCATTACAAGTGTTAATACTGCAATTTGGAATGTTCTCTTATATACAACACCGAATGAATAGTGTGCGTATTTTTTAATTTGTTGATTTGTGTACCAAACAGAAGCTAAGAAACCAACAGCTGTTGCTAGAATTGCCCCTACTGTACCGAAATAACGAATAAAGATTACGTTACATACAAATTTCAAAATAACACCCATTATAAGTGCGATAATCGCATGCTTTTGTTGGTTAATACCTTGCAAGATTGCCGCTGTTACCGTAAATAAAGCAAATAACAACGCAACCGGTGCATACCACATTAATACTTGTCCACCTAATGGGTCTGAATCGTAAAACGCAGTATAAATCGGATATGCAAGTGATGAAATACCGACAACTGCTGGCAATGTTAAGAACATATTTGCCTGGAATGTTTGTGTAATTTGTAACTTTAAATAACGGTATTGCTTTTCAGTAAATGATTTTGTAATCGCTGGTACGAGCGTCAAACTAAACGCTGTCGCAAGTGATACAGGAATCATAATTAATTTATGCGTCCACATTGTGAAAATACCGAGCGCTCGCTCTGCAATATCACCTTGGCCAATCGCTTGCATAATTGAGTTAAATGTCAATGTATCAATTTGTTGATATAAAGGAATTGTTAGCCCAATTACAACGTAAGGAATCGCATATGCAAATAATTCTTTAAATAATTGAACAGTACTCACTGTCGATTCTGGTACAGTTTGTTCAATTAAATATTGATCCAAATGTTTTTTACGTTTTAGCCAGTACCAAATGAGTACACCGAGCGCTCCAACTGCTGAAACGAATGCAGCAAATGTCGCTACCCCAACTGCTGTTGCAACTGTACCGCCAAGTACTTTAATAACGATAAAACTACCCGCTAATAAAAAGACGATACGAATAATTTGTTCAATAATTTGCGAAACAGTAGTTGGTCCCATCGATTGGTGACCTTGGAAATAACCACGAATTAAACTTGCTGCCGGCACAACAATAAGCGCAAAACTTACAAGACGAATAATCGTCGTAACTTCTCCTATATTACTGTGTACACTTTGTTTACCAAGCATTGCTTCTGCAAACAACGGCGCCGTCATGTACAGTACTAGGAATGAAAGAACTCCTGTTACTATCATCATAACCATTCCCGAGCGGAACATTCTCCGGCTCGTTTTATAATCGCCAAGCGCATTATATTTGGAAACGAATTTTGAAACAGCAAGCGGCACCCCTGCCGTTGCAATACTTAAAAAGATCGTATATGGAATGTATCCATATGTATAGAGCGTTCCGCCTTCTGTCCCTACTAATGCATGAAACGGAAAGACGTAAATCATGCCTAAGAACTTCACTAAAAATGTCCCTAACGTAACGATGAGCGTTCCGCGCAGAAATTTCGAATCGGACATACAAAAATCCTCCTACATCTACATAAAGTGAAACTATAATAAATTGAACTATTCGAGCATTCGAGAACTATTAGACTTCCCCTAACTCTTAAGGTTTTAGTCCTATGGTCCACAAATAGCAGGATAGTGCTGAACTCTAACTTTTGTATTGTACCACAATTCTCTCCTTAAGCAGTACTTCACTCTATTTTTCTTTTAAGGGAAAACATGCTATTCTTTTAGGCAGGAAATGTAGAAAATGAGGTCGATATATTATGCATTATGATGTTATTGTCATCGGCGGCGGGCCTTCTGGGCTAATGGCTGCAATCGGTGCTGCAGAAGAAGGCGCAAGCGTCTTACTTCTTGATAAAGGAAATAAACTAGGGCGTAAACTTGCTATTTCAGGTGGTGGCCGTTGTAACGTAACGAACCGTCTACCACTTGATGAAATCGTTAAACATATACCAGGAAATGGCCGCTTCTTATACAGCGCTTTTTCTATTTTTAATAATGAAGATATTATTACATTCTTCGAAAATCTTGGTGTAAAACTGAAAGAAGAGGATCATGGCCGCATGTTCCCTGTTTCAAATAAAG
This genomic window from Bacillus anthracis str. Vollum contains:
- a CDS encoding DeoR family transcriptional regulator; protein product: MKPTTTRMLTRIKSIYMYINENGTVTTKDLVDEFGITPRTIQRDLNVLQFNELVYSPCRGKWTTTGKKVRMTS
- a CDS encoding putative polysaccharide biosynthesis protein, which produces MSDSKFLRGTLIVTLGTFLVKFLGMIYVFPFHALVGTEGGTLYTYGYIPYTIFLSIATAGVPLAVSKFVSKYNALGDYKTSRRMFRSGMVMMIVTGVLSFLVLYMTAPLFAEAMLGKQSVHSNIGEVTTIIRLVSFALIVVPAASLIRGYFQGHQSMGPTTVSQIIEQIIRIVFLLAGSFIVIKVLGGTVATAVGVATFAAFVSAVGALGVLIWYWLKRKKHLDQYLIEQTVPESTVSTVQLFKELFAYAIPYVVIGLTIPLYQQIDTLTFNSIMQAIGQGDIAERALGIFTMWTHKLIMIPVSLATAFSLTLVPAITKSFTEKQYRYLKLQITQTFQANMFLTLPAVVGISSLAYPIYTAFYDSDPLGGQVLMWYAPVALLFALFTVTAAILQGINQQKHAIIALIMGVILKFVCNVIFIRYFGTVGAILATAVGFLASVWYTNQQIKKYAHYSFGVVYKRTFQIAVLTLVMVVTVKLSQWILSFMISPDSRIGALITVAICAGLGGLVYGLLAIRTGVLERVFGGEALEKIQRKLGNRFKIKLKSKGA
- a CDS encoding pseudouridine synthase, translating into MRLDKLLANMGYGSRKEVKKLLKDGVVKIDGISVKDAKVHVNVEEQEVMIHGEVVEYKEFVYLMMHKPQGVISATEDDNHETVIDLLELEDAIFNPFPVGRLDIDTEGFLLITNDGKLSHQLLSPKKHVPKKYYAHVAGVVTEEDVKEFAKGVILDDGYETKPGALTILKSDDISEIELVITEGKFHQVKRMFEAVGKKVVYLKRTEMGPLVLDEELELGQYRELTDEEVEMLKTYQVDNEK